The proteins below are encoded in one region of Sebastes fasciatus isolate fSebFas1 chromosome 16, fSebFas1.pri, whole genome shotgun sequence:
- the LOC141753178 gene encoding stAR-related lipid transfer protein 13-like isoform X4, protein MTSQRRSAKLQLRRSISEQLRDSTSKAWDLLWRNVRERRLAEIEAKEACDWLRAAGFPQYAQLYEDSQFPIDISSVKRDHDFLDRDLVEPLCRRLNTLNKCASMKLDVSHPKKKGDDSDEDDPLAISKRWTFEWSSQRWSRLHDFLLDSTNDSSPTGQGHGLLHSTVSSESVLTDLSEQEIAEISSLHSEDSASAMPDSISMASLSASYQPPRDLSHYNSLPIKSGRCGQGGRSKAKDFLRRMEVMRTWGPSSSKRKSTSRRPPLVISGPVLHGEEPLALQILQCTPISQLEQSPQQTDGDTSPVSLTNDCKDQSVVSVSPSSETVAPSVMEPTVCTKQRTASKRSSMYLEDMELPSQGKRTEVQSQFGRNQFHSYENLLIHIPKDHKPGTFPKALSIESLAPSPGDGNNGVRIRGQTSPPNNGMGEPWSGKPLSKPPCPGAPRGSRVSVYDNVPGSHLYASTGDLQDLEKEDNLFPHLDDIIQHVSGLQQIVDHWSRCVLPEGETGEGEEDGEGRTTPSEGERDGVSLNDTDSTGTSRERRDSGVGASLTRPRLRWPSFRTSDHLNQPASSLQISSQSAGQLSLLQKFSLLRLTAIMEKYSMSNKHGWTWSVPKFMKRMKVPDYKEKSVFGVPLIIHVQRCGFPLPLCLQQALGHLRTHCLDQVGLFRKSGVKSRIQALRQQCELSPDSVSYEDQSAYDVADMVKQFFRDLPEPLLTSKLGETFLHIYQYVPKEQRLQAVRAAILLMPDENREVLQALLYFLRDVTSLVEENQMTPMNLAVCLGPSLFHLSILKNEVLSPRSIQRKYTTGRPDQKDLSENLAATQGLSHMITECQRLFQIPEEMVTQSRNSYMEAELMVPPLDELGKAHEEEVDVDEEEEDEEGSYHTHLERLVQNLLEEAKDKSKGWVSRSTTDHTELAFKKVGDGNPLRRWRACVEVLATPSEVLQRLMRERHLWQTELQQEKVLETLDKQTDVYQYSCHNMAPQPSCDYVVLRSWRTDLCKGSCALVCVSVEHDDSPRMGAVRGVVLESQYLLEPCGTGRTRLTHISRVDLRGRSPEWYNKAFGHLCVNEAQRIRSSFQPPDQMSTEAKS, encoded by the exons aGATTGAGGCTAAGGAGGCTTGTGATTGGCTTAGAGCAGCGGGATTTCCACAGTACGCCCAGCTCTatgaag ATTCCCAGTTTCCAATTGACATTTCCTCTGTGAAAAGGGATCACGACTTTTTGGACCGTGATCTGGTAGAGCCTCTATGTCG ACGCCTAAATACTCTGAACAAGTGTGCCTCCATGAAACTGGATGTCAGCCACCCCAAGAAGAAA GGTGATGACTCCGATGAAGATGACCCGTTGGCTATCAGTAAAAGGTGGACGTTTGAGTGGAGCAGCCAACGTTGGTCTCGCCTGCACGACTTCTTGTTGGACAGCACCAATGACAGCAGCCCGACTGGTCAGGGGCATGGTCTGCTGCACAGCACAGTGAGCAGTGAGAGCGTGCTGACGGACCTGAGCGAGCAGGAGATCGCAGAGATCTCCTCGCTGCACAGCGAGGACTCAGCCTCCGCCATGCCCGACTCTATATCTATGGCGTCTCTCTCCGCTTCCTACCAACCGCCCAGGGATCTCTCACACTACAACTCCCTGCCTATCAAGAGCGGCCGATGTGGGCAAGGAGGGCGGAGTAAAGCCAAAGATTTTTTGCGTCGCATGGAAGTAATGCGCACTTGGGGGCCGTCGTCGTCGAAGCGGAAAAGCACAAGTCGCAGACCGCCGCTGGTCATCAGTGGGCCGGTGTTACATGGCGAGGAGCCTCTCGCGCTGCAGATACTCCAGTGTACTCCCATCAGCCAACTAGAACAGAGCCCTCAACAAACTGATGGTGACACTTCCCCTGTCTCCCTCACCAATGATTGTAAAGACCAATCAGTGGTGAGCGTGAGCCCCAGCAGTGAGACTGTGGCGCCCAGTGTGATGGAGCCCACTGTGTGTACAAAACAGCGCACTGCTAGCAAGAGAAGCAGCATGTATCTGGAGGATATGGAGCTGCCTTCTCAAGGTAAGAGGACTGAAGTACAGAGCCAGTTTGGTAGAAACCAGTTTCACTCATATGAAAACCTCCTCATTCACATCCCCAAAGACCATAAACCAGGCACCTTTCCAAAAGCTCTATCCATAGAGAGCCTGGCGCCGTCCCCTGGTGACGGGAACAATGGCGTCCGAATACGGGGCCAAACTTCTCCACCCAACAATGGCATGGGTGAGCCCTGGTCTGGTAAACCTCTGTCCAAGCCCCCCTGTCCTGGAGCTCCACGGGGCAGCAGGGTGAGCGTTTACGACAACGTCCCAGGCTCCCATCTTTACGCCAGCACAGGAGACCTGCAGGACTTAGAGAAAGAGGACAACCTGTTCCCTCACCTAGACGACATTATCCAGCATGTCAGCGGTTTGCAGCAAATAGTGGACCACTGGAGCCGCTGTGTGCTGCCTGAGGGTGAGacgggggagggggaggaggacgGGGAGGGCAGGACCACCCCCAGTGAAGGCGAGAGAGACGGGGTCTCCTTGAACGACACCGATTCGACAGGAACCAGTCGGGAGAGGCGGGACTCTGGAGTCGGGGCCTCGCTGACGAGACCGCG TCTACGATGGCCCAGTTTCCGAACCTCTGATCATCTCAACCAGCCAGCATCTTCACTGCAGATCAGCAGCCAATCAGCGGGCCAGCTCAGCCTGCTGCAGAAGTTCTCACTGCTCCGCCTCACCGCCATCATGGAGAAATATTCAATGTCTAATAAACACGGATGGACATG GTCTGTGCCCAAGTTTATGAAGCGCATGAAGGTGCCAGACTACAAAGAGAAGAGTGTGTTTGGCGTTCCCCTCATCATCCATGTCCAGCGCTGTGGTTTTCCGCTCCCTCTGTGTTTACAGCAGGCCCTCGGCCACCTCCGAACACACTGTCTGGACCAG GTGGGATTGTTCCGCAAATCTGGCGTGAAGTCTCGTATTCAGGCTCTGAGGCAGCAGTGTGAGCTGTCCCCCGACTCTGTGAGCTACGAGGACCAGTCGGCTTACGACGTGGCCGACATGGTCAAGCAGTTCTTCAGAGACTTGCCAGAGCCTCTGCTAACAAGCAAGCTGGGGGAAACCTTCCTGCATATTTACCAGT ATGTCCCAAAGGAGCAGAGGTTGCAGGCCGTCAGAGCGGCTATTTTGTTGATGCCGGATGAAAACAGGGAGGTTCTGCAGGCGTTGCTTTACTTCCTGCGTGATGTCACTTCCTTGGTGGAAGAGAACCAGATGACGCCGATGAACCTGGCCGTTTGCCTGGGACCTTCGCTCTTCCACCTCAGCATACTGAAGAACGAGGTGCTGTCACCAAG GTCAATCCAGAGGAAGTACACCACGGGCCGCCCCGATCAGAAAGACCTGAGCGAGAACCTGGCGGCCACCCAGGGCTTGTCTCACATGATCACTGAGTGCCAGCGTCTCTTTCAG ATCCCAGAGGAGATGGTGACCCAGTCTCGCAACTCCTACATGGAGGCTGAGCTGATGGTGCCGCCGCTGGACGAGCTGGGCAAGGCTCacgaggaggaggtggatgtggacgaggaagaggaggatgaggagggatcCTATCACACGCACCTAGAGAGGCTGGTCCAGAACCTGCTGGAAGAAGCCAAAGATAAGAGCAAAGGCTGGGTGTCTCGCTCCACTACTGACCATACAGAACTGGCATTTAAAAAG GTGGGAGACGGTAACCCTCTGAGGCGTTGGCGAGCGTGTGTCGAGGTGCTGGCGACTCCCAGTGAGGTGCTGCAGCGGCTGATGAGAGAGCGCCACCTGTGGCAGACTGAACTACAGCAGGAGAAGGTTCTGGAGACGCTGGATAAACAAACAGACGTGTACCAGTACTCCTGCCACAATATGGCGCCTCAACCCAGCTGTGACTATGTGGTACTAAG ATCATGGCGTACAGACCTGTGCAAGGGCTCCTGTGCGCTGGTGTGTGTTTCCGTCGAACATGACGACAGCCCACGCATGGGAGCAGTGAGGGGGGTGGTGCTGGAGTCGCAGTACCTCCTCGAGCCCTGTGGGACCGGGAGGACCAGGCTCACGCATATCTCCAGAGTGGACCTCAG GGGAAGATCTCCAGAATGGTACAACAAAGCATTTGGTCACCTGTGTGTTAACGAAGCTCAGAGGATCCGCTCCTCTTTTCAGCCGCCGGATCAGATGAGCACTGAGGCCAAGAGCTGA
- the LOC141753178 gene encoding stAR-related lipid transfer protein 13-like isoform X5, protein MRASKIEAKEACDWLRAAGFPQYAQLYEDSQFPIDISSVKRDHDFLDRDLVEPLCRRLNTLNKCASMKLDVSHPKKKGDDSDEDDPLAISKRWTFEWSSQRWSRLHDFLLDSTNDSSPTGQGHGLLHSTVSSESVLTDLSEQEIAEISSLHSEDSASAMPDSISMASLSASYQPPRDLSHYNSLPIKSGRCGQGGRSKAKDFLRRMEVMRTWGPSSSKRKSTSRRPPLVISGPVLHGEEPLALQILQCTPISQLEQSPQQTDGDTSPVSLTNDCKDQSVVSVSPSSETVAPSVMEPTVCTKQRTASKRSSMYLEDMELPSQGKRTEVQSQFGRNQFHSYENLLIHIPKDHKPGTFPKALSIESLAPSPGDGNNGVRIRGQTSPPNNGMGEPWSGKPLSKPPCPGAPRGSRVSVYDNVPGSHLYASTGDLQDLEKEDNLFPHLDDIIQHVSGLQQIVDHWSRCVLPEGETGEGEEDGEGRTTPSEGERDGVSLNDTDSTGTSRERRDSGVGASLTRPRLRWPSFRTSDHLNQPASSLQISSQSAGQLSLLQKFSLLRLTAIMEKYSMSNKHGWTWSVPKFMKRMKVPDYKEKSVFGVPLIIHVQRCGFPLPLCLQQALGHLRTHCLDQVGLFRKSGVKSRIQALRQQCELSPDSVSYEDQSAYDVADMVKQFFRDLPEPLLTSKLGETFLHIYQYVPKEQRLQAVRAAILLMPDENREVLQALLYFLRDVTSLVEENQMTPMNLAVCLGPSLFHLSILKNEVLSPRSIQRKYTTGRPDQKDLSENLAATQGLSHMITECQRLFQIPEEMVTQSRNSYMEAELMVPPLDELGKAHEEEVDVDEEEEDEEGSYHTHLERLVQNLLEEAKDKSKGWVSRSTTDHTELAFKKVGDGNPLRRWRACVEVLATPSEVLQRLMRERHLWQTELQQEKVLETLDKQTDVYQYSCHNMAPQPSCDYVVLRSWRTDLCKGSCALVCVSVEHDDSPRMGAVRGVVLESQYLLEPCGTGRTRLTHISRVDLRGRSPEWYNKAFGHLCVNEAQRIRSSFQPPDQMSTEAKS, encoded by the exons ATGAGGGCTTCAA aGATTGAGGCTAAGGAGGCTTGTGATTGGCTTAGAGCAGCGGGATTTCCACAGTACGCCCAGCTCTatgaag ATTCCCAGTTTCCAATTGACATTTCCTCTGTGAAAAGGGATCACGACTTTTTGGACCGTGATCTGGTAGAGCCTCTATGTCG ACGCCTAAATACTCTGAACAAGTGTGCCTCCATGAAACTGGATGTCAGCCACCCCAAGAAGAAA GGTGATGACTCCGATGAAGATGACCCGTTGGCTATCAGTAAAAGGTGGACGTTTGAGTGGAGCAGCCAACGTTGGTCTCGCCTGCACGACTTCTTGTTGGACAGCACCAATGACAGCAGCCCGACTGGTCAGGGGCATGGTCTGCTGCACAGCACAGTGAGCAGTGAGAGCGTGCTGACGGACCTGAGCGAGCAGGAGATCGCAGAGATCTCCTCGCTGCACAGCGAGGACTCAGCCTCCGCCATGCCCGACTCTATATCTATGGCGTCTCTCTCCGCTTCCTACCAACCGCCCAGGGATCTCTCACACTACAACTCCCTGCCTATCAAGAGCGGCCGATGTGGGCAAGGAGGGCGGAGTAAAGCCAAAGATTTTTTGCGTCGCATGGAAGTAATGCGCACTTGGGGGCCGTCGTCGTCGAAGCGGAAAAGCACAAGTCGCAGACCGCCGCTGGTCATCAGTGGGCCGGTGTTACATGGCGAGGAGCCTCTCGCGCTGCAGATACTCCAGTGTACTCCCATCAGCCAACTAGAACAGAGCCCTCAACAAACTGATGGTGACACTTCCCCTGTCTCCCTCACCAATGATTGTAAAGACCAATCAGTGGTGAGCGTGAGCCCCAGCAGTGAGACTGTGGCGCCCAGTGTGATGGAGCCCACTGTGTGTACAAAACAGCGCACTGCTAGCAAGAGAAGCAGCATGTATCTGGAGGATATGGAGCTGCCTTCTCAAGGTAAGAGGACTGAAGTACAGAGCCAGTTTGGTAGAAACCAGTTTCACTCATATGAAAACCTCCTCATTCACATCCCCAAAGACCATAAACCAGGCACCTTTCCAAAAGCTCTATCCATAGAGAGCCTGGCGCCGTCCCCTGGTGACGGGAACAATGGCGTCCGAATACGGGGCCAAACTTCTCCACCCAACAATGGCATGGGTGAGCCCTGGTCTGGTAAACCTCTGTCCAAGCCCCCCTGTCCTGGAGCTCCACGGGGCAGCAGGGTGAGCGTTTACGACAACGTCCCAGGCTCCCATCTTTACGCCAGCACAGGAGACCTGCAGGACTTAGAGAAAGAGGACAACCTGTTCCCTCACCTAGACGACATTATCCAGCATGTCAGCGGTTTGCAGCAAATAGTGGACCACTGGAGCCGCTGTGTGCTGCCTGAGGGTGAGacgggggagggggaggaggacgGGGAGGGCAGGACCACCCCCAGTGAAGGCGAGAGAGACGGGGTCTCCTTGAACGACACCGATTCGACAGGAACCAGTCGGGAGAGGCGGGACTCTGGAGTCGGGGCCTCGCTGACGAGACCGCG TCTACGATGGCCCAGTTTCCGAACCTCTGATCATCTCAACCAGCCAGCATCTTCACTGCAGATCAGCAGCCAATCAGCGGGCCAGCTCAGCCTGCTGCAGAAGTTCTCACTGCTCCGCCTCACCGCCATCATGGAGAAATATTCAATGTCTAATAAACACGGATGGACATG GTCTGTGCCCAAGTTTATGAAGCGCATGAAGGTGCCAGACTACAAAGAGAAGAGTGTGTTTGGCGTTCCCCTCATCATCCATGTCCAGCGCTGTGGTTTTCCGCTCCCTCTGTGTTTACAGCAGGCCCTCGGCCACCTCCGAACACACTGTCTGGACCAG GTGGGATTGTTCCGCAAATCTGGCGTGAAGTCTCGTATTCAGGCTCTGAGGCAGCAGTGTGAGCTGTCCCCCGACTCTGTGAGCTACGAGGACCAGTCGGCTTACGACGTGGCCGACATGGTCAAGCAGTTCTTCAGAGACTTGCCAGAGCCTCTGCTAACAAGCAAGCTGGGGGAAACCTTCCTGCATATTTACCAGT ATGTCCCAAAGGAGCAGAGGTTGCAGGCCGTCAGAGCGGCTATTTTGTTGATGCCGGATGAAAACAGGGAGGTTCTGCAGGCGTTGCTTTACTTCCTGCGTGATGTCACTTCCTTGGTGGAAGAGAACCAGATGACGCCGATGAACCTGGCCGTTTGCCTGGGACCTTCGCTCTTCCACCTCAGCATACTGAAGAACGAGGTGCTGTCACCAAG GTCAATCCAGAGGAAGTACACCACGGGCCGCCCCGATCAGAAAGACCTGAGCGAGAACCTGGCGGCCACCCAGGGCTTGTCTCACATGATCACTGAGTGCCAGCGTCTCTTTCAG ATCCCAGAGGAGATGGTGACCCAGTCTCGCAACTCCTACATGGAGGCTGAGCTGATGGTGCCGCCGCTGGACGAGCTGGGCAAGGCTCacgaggaggaggtggatgtggacgaggaagaggaggatgaggagggatcCTATCACACGCACCTAGAGAGGCTGGTCCAGAACCTGCTGGAAGAAGCCAAAGATAAGAGCAAAGGCTGGGTGTCTCGCTCCACTACTGACCATACAGAACTGGCATTTAAAAAG GTGGGAGACGGTAACCCTCTGAGGCGTTGGCGAGCGTGTGTCGAGGTGCTGGCGACTCCCAGTGAGGTGCTGCAGCGGCTGATGAGAGAGCGCCACCTGTGGCAGACTGAACTACAGCAGGAGAAGGTTCTGGAGACGCTGGATAAACAAACAGACGTGTACCAGTACTCCTGCCACAATATGGCGCCTCAACCCAGCTGTGACTATGTGGTACTAAG ATCATGGCGTACAGACCTGTGCAAGGGCTCCTGTGCGCTGGTGTGTGTTTCCGTCGAACATGACGACAGCCCACGCATGGGAGCAGTGAGGGGGGTGGTGCTGGAGTCGCAGTACCTCCTCGAGCCCTGTGGGACCGGGAGGACCAGGCTCACGCATATCTCCAGAGTGGACCTCAG GGGAAGATCTCCAGAATGGTACAACAAAGCATTTGGTCACCTGTGTGTTAACGAAGCTCAGAGGATCCGCTCCTCTTTTCAGCCGCCGGATCAGATGAGCACTGAGGCCAAGAGCTGA
- the LOC141753178 gene encoding stAR-related lipid transfer protein 13-like isoform X3 — translation MKTGTGDAPTAGRTASRALSHDQGTSRAPDRPEPLTRRRSRPLTRSRPLTRSSLSSPTHLHARRARAAVRMTSASAEIEAKEACDWLRAAGFPQYAQLYEDSQFPIDISSVKRDHDFLDRDLVEPLCRRLNTLNKCASMKLDVSHPKKKGDDSDEDDPLAISKRWTFEWSSQRWSRLHDFLLDSTNDSSPTGQGHGLLHSTVSSESVLTDLSEQEIAEISSLHSEDSASAMPDSISMASLSASYQPPRDLSHYNSLPIKSGRCGQGGRSKAKDFLRRMEVMRTWGPSSSKRKSTSRRPPLVISGPVLHGEEPLALQILQCTPISQLEQSPQQTDGDTSPVSLTNDCKDQSVVSVSPSSETVAPSVMEPTVCTKQRTASKRSSMYLEDMELPSQGKRTEVQSQFGRNQFHSYENLLIHIPKDHKPGTFPKALSIESLAPSPGDGNNGVRIRGQTSPPNNGMGEPWSGKPLSKPPCPGAPRGSRVSVYDNVPGSHLYASTGDLQDLEKEDNLFPHLDDIIQHVSGLQQIVDHWSRCVLPEGETGEGEEDGEGRTTPSEGERDGVSLNDTDSTGTSRERRDSGVGASLTRPRLRWPSFRTSDHLNQPASSLQISSQSAGQLSLLQKFSLLRLTAIMEKYSMSNKHGWTWSVPKFMKRMKVPDYKEKSVFGVPLIIHVQRCGFPLPLCLQQALGHLRTHCLDQVGLFRKSGVKSRIQALRQQCELSPDSVSYEDQSAYDVADMVKQFFRDLPEPLLTSKLGETFLHIYQYVPKEQRLQAVRAAILLMPDENREVLQALLYFLRDVTSLVEENQMTPMNLAVCLGPSLFHLSILKNEVLSPRSIQRKYTTGRPDQKDLSENLAATQGLSHMITECQRLFQIPEEMVTQSRNSYMEAELMVPPLDELGKAHEEEVDVDEEEEDEEGSYHTHLERLVQNLLEEAKDKSKGWVSRSTTDHTELAFKKVGDGNPLRRWRACVEVLATPSEVLQRLMRERHLWQTELQQEKVLETLDKQTDVYQYSCHNMAPQPSCDYVVLRSWRTDLCKGSCALVCVSVEHDDSPRMGAVRGVVLESQYLLEPCGTGRTRLTHISRVDLRGRSPEWYNKAFGHLCVNEAQRIRSSFQPPDQMSTEAKS, via the exons aGATTGAGGCTAAGGAGGCTTGTGATTGGCTTAGAGCAGCGGGATTTCCACAGTACGCCCAGCTCTatgaag ATTCCCAGTTTCCAATTGACATTTCCTCTGTGAAAAGGGATCACGACTTTTTGGACCGTGATCTGGTAGAGCCTCTATGTCG ACGCCTAAATACTCTGAACAAGTGTGCCTCCATGAAACTGGATGTCAGCCACCCCAAGAAGAAA GGTGATGACTCCGATGAAGATGACCCGTTGGCTATCAGTAAAAGGTGGACGTTTGAGTGGAGCAGCCAACGTTGGTCTCGCCTGCACGACTTCTTGTTGGACAGCACCAATGACAGCAGCCCGACTGGTCAGGGGCATGGTCTGCTGCACAGCACAGTGAGCAGTGAGAGCGTGCTGACGGACCTGAGCGAGCAGGAGATCGCAGAGATCTCCTCGCTGCACAGCGAGGACTCAGCCTCCGCCATGCCCGACTCTATATCTATGGCGTCTCTCTCCGCTTCCTACCAACCGCCCAGGGATCTCTCACACTACAACTCCCTGCCTATCAAGAGCGGCCGATGTGGGCAAGGAGGGCGGAGTAAAGCCAAAGATTTTTTGCGTCGCATGGAAGTAATGCGCACTTGGGGGCCGTCGTCGTCGAAGCGGAAAAGCACAAGTCGCAGACCGCCGCTGGTCATCAGTGGGCCGGTGTTACATGGCGAGGAGCCTCTCGCGCTGCAGATACTCCAGTGTACTCCCATCAGCCAACTAGAACAGAGCCCTCAACAAACTGATGGTGACACTTCCCCTGTCTCCCTCACCAATGATTGTAAAGACCAATCAGTGGTGAGCGTGAGCCCCAGCAGTGAGACTGTGGCGCCCAGTGTGATGGAGCCCACTGTGTGTACAAAACAGCGCACTGCTAGCAAGAGAAGCAGCATGTATCTGGAGGATATGGAGCTGCCTTCTCAAGGTAAGAGGACTGAAGTACAGAGCCAGTTTGGTAGAAACCAGTTTCACTCATATGAAAACCTCCTCATTCACATCCCCAAAGACCATAAACCAGGCACCTTTCCAAAAGCTCTATCCATAGAGAGCCTGGCGCCGTCCCCTGGTGACGGGAACAATGGCGTCCGAATACGGGGCCAAACTTCTCCACCCAACAATGGCATGGGTGAGCCCTGGTCTGGTAAACCTCTGTCCAAGCCCCCCTGTCCTGGAGCTCCACGGGGCAGCAGGGTGAGCGTTTACGACAACGTCCCAGGCTCCCATCTTTACGCCAGCACAGGAGACCTGCAGGACTTAGAGAAAGAGGACAACCTGTTCCCTCACCTAGACGACATTATCCAGCATGTCAGCGGTTTGCAGCAAATAGTGGACCACTGGAGCCGCTGTGTGCTGCCTGAGGGTGAGacgggggagggggaggaggacgGGGAGGGCAGGACCACCCCCAGTGAAGGCGAGAGAGACGGGGTCTCCTTGAACGACACCGATTCGACAGGAACCAGTCGGGAGAGGCGGGACTCTGGAGTCGGGGCCTCGCTGACGAGACCGCG TCTACGATGGCCCAGTTTCCGAACCTCTGATCATCTCAACCAGCCAGCATCTTCACTGCAGATCAGCAGCCAATCAGCGGGCCAGCTCAGCCTGCTGCAGAAGTTCTCACTGCTCCGCCTCACCGCCATCATGGAGAAATATTCAATGTCTAATAAACACGGATGGACATG GTCTGTGCCCAAGTTTATGAAGCGCATGAAGGTGCCAGACTACAAAGAGAAGAGTGTGTTTGGCGTTCCCCTCATCATCCATGTCCAGCGCTGTGGTTTTCCGCTCCCTCTGTGTTTACAGCAGGCCCTCGGCCACCTCCGAACACACTGTCTGGACCAG GTGGGATTGTTCCGCAAATCTGGCGTGAAGTCTCGTATTCAGGCTCTGAGGCAGCAGTGTGAGCTGTCCCCCGACTCTGTGAGCTACGAGGACCAGTCGGCTTACGACGTGGCCGACATGGTCAAGCAGTTCTTCAGAGACTTGCCAGAGCCTCTGCTAACAAGCAAGCTGGGGGAAACCTTCCTGCATATTTACCAGT ATGTCCCAAAGGAGCAGAGGTTGCAGGCCGTCAGAGCGGCTATTTTGTTGATGCCGGATGAAAACAGGGAGGTTCTGCAGGCGTTGCTTTACTTCCTGCGTGATGTCACTTCCTTGGTGGAAGAGAACCAGATGACGCCGATGAACCTGGCCGTTTGCCTGGGACCTTCGCTCTTCCACCTCAGCATACTGAAGAACGAGGTGCTGTCACCAAG GTCAATCCAGAGGAAGTACACCACGGGCCGCCCCGATCAGAAAGACCTGAGCGAGAACCTGGCGGCCACCCAGGGCTTGTCTCACATGATCACTGAGTGCCAGCGTCTCTTTCAG ATCCCAGAGGAGATGGTGACCCAGTCTCGCAACTCCTACATGGAGGCTGAGCTGATGGTGCCGCCGCTGGACGAGCTGGGCAAGGCTCacgaggaggaggtggatgtggacgaggaagaggaggatgaggagggatcCTATCACACGCACCTAGAGAGGCTGGTCCAGAACCTGCTGGAAGAAGCCAAAGATAAGAGCAAAGGCTGGGTGTCTCGCTCCACTACTGACCATACAGAACTGGCATTTAAAAAG GTGGGAGACGGTAACCCTCTGAGGCGTTGGCGAGCGTGTGTCGAGGTGCTGGCGACTCCCAGTGAGGTGCTGCAGCGGCTGATGAGAGAGCGCCACCTGTGGCAGACTGAACTACAGCAGGAGAAGGTTCTGGAGACGCTGGATAAACAAACAGACGTGTACCAGTACTCCTGCCACAATATGGCGCCTCAACCCAGCTGTGACTATGTGGTACTAAG ATCATGGCGTACAGACCTGTGCAAGGGCTCCTGTGCGCTGGTGTGTGTTTCCGTCGAACATGACGACAGCCCACGCATGGGAGCAGTGAGGGGGGTGGTGCTGGAGTCGCAGTACCTCCTCGAGCCCTGTGGGACCGGGAGGACCAGGCTCACGCATATCTCCAGAGTGGACCTCAG GGGAAGATCTCCAGAATGGTACAACAAAGCATTTGGTCACCTGTGTGTTAACGAAGCTCAGAGGATCCGCTCCTCTTTTCAGCCGCCGGATCAGATGAGCACTGAGGCCAAGAGCTGA